From Oreochromis niloticus isolate F11D_XX linkage group LG15, O_niloticus_UMD_NMBU, whole genome shotgun sequence:
GATAAAATTTCCCATGTAATCTTTGGTCCTGAAAGATATGAAACTACAGGCCTCTTGCCCTCGCTCTTTCCCCCCAGGGACTGTTTAAAGCTAGCAGAGTTCTGCAGGAAGATTATGGCTGCATGCATGTGAACTTTGGCCGCCCCCTGTCTGTTCGACAGCTGTGTGAGGGAAAGATAAATCGGAGCGAGTACAATCTCATACCAAGGTacagatttgcttttttttttctgtttgtgcaaGACATGGTAGCCATGTGTGCCAAAGTCACAATTGGCTGTAGCTAGAAATTGTGAGTACTGAGTATACACCAACCAAAGTGAgtattaaataattttataaTTGACCATTTATATATTCTGTGAATGTAATCTCTATTAGTGATATATAAGGAGTTCAAATgaaatacataaaacattttttacaaatgtgtttttatttattttttcttactcATAGTGAGTGTAAAATGAACCCAATCAACAAAAGCATAACAAGTGTAATAGTGATACAacttaaatgaatatttttgttgttgcaaaCCTTCAAAACTTCAAGAAATAGCCTGTATGTAACTTTAGAATCCACTTCGTTTTCTGTTCAGAGATCTTCCACAGAGACCAAGTACGGAGATCCAGGACTGTGTGAACTGGCTGGCTCATTTGATTGTGCGAACCCAGGAGGAGGGCGCATTGATCAGTCCTTGGTCTCTGATGGCTTGCCTGTTGCTCCAGGCTCCAATCACAACTTTAACAGAAGAGGGTCTGCAGTGGCATGGGCTCACAGAAAAAACCCTCTGGCTCAGGAAGCTGGTGCTGGACTTCAGGGGTCGTCTGAACTGGCCTGGTGGGTGGGCCAGATGGATTTCAAAGATatcaatttattttaattatactGTGTAGAAAGCAGCATCATCAAGCTTAGGGTTAAGAACAATATAGGCCTTTAATGAAGCTTGCTTTCCCTTCAGTGACCAGCAGGTGGCCTTAGCATATTGCATTGCTAGACAACCAGACACTGTTAATGCAGAAGAGTAACTGAGTAGTTTCCTTGCTGTTGCATAGGCTCCTTTTGACCCGGTCCTGTGTGGATCACAAAGATTAGATGAATGCAAGTTGGCACAAGTGTCCAGAATCACTTAGGAGATGTTCAGTGGATTAATGCACTTTAAGTAACTTATCCTAAGAGGTCTCCACTGAACTGTCTCACTTCACAGGTGCCCTGTGTGTGAACATTCACACATGCAGGCACGTGTGCAcacttcaacacacacacacactcgcatgCATGACTTTCTGAAGGTCATGTGACCCTCATACTTGAAACCCGTTTGCAGCACACACCCCAGACTCAGACGTGATGTCATCCACCGTGGCTCTTCATCACTCCATTGTCCATCATAAAGCGGGCCGTGTCTACCTGGTTCAGGATGGAAACCCTGCGAGCCAAGATCCACTCAGTCCAGAGGAAAAGGTGATGAGGACGGCGGCGGCGGTGCTGATGCTGGTTTCCTACAGGAATCAGGCGTTGCATGTCTTTGTGCGTCCAGGAATACTTGCTACAGCCATCCACATCACAAAAAGCACACAGAAGGGTAAATGTTAGGTGCAGTTGCAGATTCTGAGTCTCACGAATGGACACGTCTTGTTTAACCTTTTTCTGTTCACAGATGAGCTGTTCAGCTTCTTCTGCTTCCTGCGGGACGTCTTCTCCAGTGAATTCATCTTCATCCCTGGCAGGGCATCGCAGGTAACAGCCATGTTTGTCGGGATCACGATTATTCTGTGCATGAACTGGGTAAAAGGCCAAGGTCACTGTAGCCTCTCATTTATCCAATTCTCAGGAAGAGCTAATGAAATAAATTTTGTGCGTATTGTGCTTCAGGTTTTCCTACTATCGTATTCATACACACTTGTGTATGGTTAACAATGAGACAGATTATTATCGTGAGTATATTATTGTTACTCATATTGCATATGTCTGCCCCTCCATCACTTAGGACTTCGACGAGGCATGTTCACTTCTGCAGAAATGTGGAGCAGTCTACATCAGTCAACAGGAAGTGACCGTGTTGGAAACGGGACTGGAAGTGTTATCCTTTCTGCAGAAGCTGCTGCAACCCTTCTTAGAATCATATCAGGTCCTTCTAACTTGAGTATCTCTCTCTGTGATTAAGTGTATTTTGTGGAGAGTGGCTACGGCTCTTGGTTAGATGTtgtaaagttgtttttcttattaTGGACCTTCTATTGTATTCTAAGAAATGTCATTAAACATTACCCACTGTTATCAGATAACATTTATAACTAACAATCATAGTTTCTAACGACATGAAGAGACATGCTGTAGTTGCATCTTTTAAACTcgaaaaattataaatattatgATTAAGACATTTTATGACCATAAAGAGTTCAACTTTGTGGGAGCTTATTTGCATTAGCAAAAGTATATCGAAAACTGTTTGTCGTTTAGTAAGACAAATGCAGTTTCGTCTACTTCaatatacatacaaatacatatattaagattatttttagaGAGGGGATGCAGTTCATATCACTGAGTCTGAAACTAAAGACACGAGTCCTACTTACGTGATTTAAAATGGATATTCTAAACATCAGTTTATTTTCGTCTTGTGTCTAATGTTTATAGACTTATAGATTTATAGATGCATAGTACAATATTTAATGACTTCAAAGAATCTCTTGCAACTTCATAGTAACCATCCAAATAATGGTCAAGATGGTTTACAATTAAACTATTAACCATTTGGAAAACATTAACATCTGCTAACATGAAAATtatttgtaacatttttaacttactATTGACTAAATTTTAGGCAaagcatttattattttttgaccataatttgaatttatttccACATTAATATACCAACGTTTTagtgatgtttttatttttttcccctcatgtcCAGCTGATCTTCAGGTACTTGTGTGAAAACGGAGCTCACGTGTTTACGGAGAAGCAGTTCCTACCTGCTGTGCGAAACCTGGCTACAAAACTCATCCTCTCAGGTAAAACTGAGTGTGTGGAATCACCTCTGACCTCTAGAGTTGTCTGCTACCTGGTAACTTGCAGATAacttacagttttttgttttgttttgcaggtgATCTTCACACCTTTGAAGTCCTCTCTTCTGACACGCAGAAAAATGTTCTTTCTGCACTGCGGAGACTGGAGGCAGTGACAAAGTTGAGGGCGTGAGTAATGAGATTAAACCTACAACCCTGTTTGGTTTTAAGCTCATTTTCTTTGGTGGTTTGAGAAGCTGTCCATAATGCTGATGCCAAAGTTACACATGCACTCTTCTCATCTCAGGTCCCAGCAGAACGAATACAAAGTGAACAAAGCAGCTGTCAGAAGAACTGGTGACATACTCTGTAAGATTATTTGTGATATTCCAGTaaagataaagctgctgttttgtgtccGTCTTGAGAATTTTGATCTATTTTTACCTTGCTGTCTTTAAAAATTATcagattattttacatataCAATTACCGATTAGTTTACAATTGTTTACCACATCAACCTGAGGGatctttcttatttttgtttttgttcctctTCTCTCACTGTAGCTGGGAAATTCCCCCCTGAGAGCCTCCATGCTATACCTGACGCAAGACTTTAGTGTCAAGTAGAATAAATCCATCTTCAGTATCAGCTCACAGTCCTGCTCCCCCCATCCCCAAACTTGCCTGTCTCTTCACTACTTCTTCTTCCTCATTGTCGTCCCTGTGGTCTCTTTAACAGTTTGACTGTGTAAAGATACAAATACAGTCTGAGCTCACAGGCAAAATACTTGATCCTGGATGCCAGCCAGACTTAATCTACTGAATGTTGGCTACCTCTGTGTCCTTGCTGTCATGCGTTTGAGACCTGAGAGGGCTGAGATGAAGCTAAAAAGCCCTGCAGGATAAATGTTAGTGGCCTATTGCTGATTTAGTTTGATTTTAACCAGAATCAGTAGGTGAATAATAACATACTTTCCATTgctgatcctttttttttttgttaaatatattgccATGGATGTATTGTTAATGACTGAGATAATGAATAAGagagcactttaaaataaaCTTGGTTGCCAGTAAGATTTGGTGTAAAAGAATGTAGCAATAAAGCTCTAAAGGCCAAAACAAGCAAAGATGTCAGGTTTTGTTTGATTGagacatttattttctttacatttccaTAAATGTGAAACAGTTGTAACAAAATGCACCATAGTTTTATTCGTCTTTCCCCACACGTgcttaaatataatttatttgatTCTGTTGGTACTAATTCCCTTCAACAGTGAGTGAAAACCAGAAGTCAGAGTTCAACCTCCTGCCCTCCCTGCAAACCAATCAACACTCTGCTGTACTTCTAACCCCTCAGCAGTTAGAAAAAGGCCCCTTATGTGCCAATTAGCCACGGGAAAAAGATTATCTGTACACGGGTGGCACGTCGACCTTGATGCGTAAAGCGCTCACGGGGTCTTGACAAAACACCGAGATGTATTCCAGCACTTTGGAATTGAGCTTCTTCTCGCCCTCTTTCGCCCTCAGCCGCTCTTTGTCCCACCTCTCCTTCTCGCCGTTCATCTGTGAGAACAGGTTGATCTGGATGGTGCGGAGCGTGGCCGCCAGGATGTAGAAACCTCCCTGCAGCACATGACAGAAAGCGGCCCCGACGCTCAGCGCTGCGCCCATCATGTTGGGCACCGTCTCGCACACCACGCACATGCCCTCCAAAAAGTGTAGCGTGCCTTTCCTGGCCAGGGGTTCGCTCTGATGGAGGTAGCCTGGGGGTGAGGGGCCCTGCTGGGCATGGTTGACCCAGTACCGTGCGCTGTCAGCGAAGTGCGTGGCGGCTCGGCGCAGCGGGAGCAGGGCCAGGTACAGGTGACAAGCGGCTTTGGTCAGAGCGTGGAAGAGCAGCCGCAGCTCAAGCACGGCGTTGCCTGGAGATAAGAAGGTAACAGGGTCAAGCTGGAGTCTAAATTAACACCGTGGCTAATGTCGAGAACCGCAAACACCGTCTGCCACTGGATTAAAGTCTGCTCACCAGCCCGCTGGGCGGCGGGTATACTGAGCACGCAAAGCGAGCTTTCAGCGACTAAAAGTACCCTGACAACCACCTGACCTAAAGCACAAACCATTCATTCTCTAAATAAAGACTCAAAATTGTTTGTATTGCCCCCTCTCCCCGCCCCGTCATCTCGAAGCAATCAAGTGTGGTTGCCTCATCAAAAGAGTTtaataaaacaatattaatTATGTAATATatcttattttttcatttaaaacgtACAGAAACCGAAAGTTTTGGTTAGTGACGCGATCTGCAGCACCTGCGCCCATTTTAGCCATTTGTGTTATTTTGGGACACAAACTATTCCCTAATCTGTAGAGTCTCATCTGCTCAGTGCGTCCACCTTTCGAGGGAATACACTCGAAATATGCGCTACAATAGAATCTACAACCACTTTAACATGTTATGTAGAGTGATGCATGGTCTCTTGTGCCGTGCGTTTATAGGTTAGTGGACAGGTGCCATAAACCCCTTAAAAAGTCGTTTTTCCCTTACCGTCTATAAAGCAGAAAATCCAGAGTAGGGCAATACTCGCTGCCAACGAAGTCCACCAATCCATGTAGCCTCCCCCCTGTGCTGACCCCAGCAACGAAAAGCGAGAAAGAAGTGAAAAAGACGAAGTTATGATCTGGCCAAGCCCTGCCCTGCCCTGCCTCTTTTACGCAGCTAATACCCAAACATTAAGTCGTCGCTTTCTCCGCAGGAGAACCGTCAAAGCGCACCTCAGGTGTCAACCGGCGCATTAAGTCCTAGAAGCAAGGCTACAACTCTTGAACCTACTGCACCGTGTAGCGGAAGTTTTTATTGGCTGGAAGACCCTCCTCGGGCGTGAAAGGTGTCGCCTAAAGAGACTTTTCAACCTTTGGGACTTTAAACAAGTTTAGtctcttattttttaaatataaaatgttataaGTAAAAATGTTATAAGAATACTTTTCTTCCTGAAGTGCATctatgctgattttttttttttttttagtagtagtagtttttgtagtttttcccACCTTTGCCCAAACATCTAAATATGATAGCAGTGATAAAAAATATGATAACCTCCTAACATTAGTTATTCAGCTGATCTCTGCGCACATTAAAGAGGATCCAACAGCCTCTCAGGGGGTTCAAAGCCTACTACGCTTGGGGCATGACTTGTCTAGTCTTGCATAATCTGAGCACAGATGTGGGGGAAATCACTTTCCACAAATACAGTTAATGGAGTGTGGAGTAATGATGTAAACAGCCTATATGCAGTCCAGTGAGTCTGCAGCCTGGGTAACTTAAAACACGGGCAactaattgtgtgtgtgtaacatgCTGCATGCTAAATTTCTGGACCGTGTTTGTATATTACTAATGCATCAGAACGCAGAACCTTCGCCACTTACGTACGACGTCTCTGCGCGTGCTCGCCCCAGGCTCGCTTGCGTGTCGGCGTCATGGCAACGGAAACCCTCTTCAGACGGTGGTTCACCTGGAGGAGGTATCTCCTTACTGGCTCTGTACGTAAGTCTGAGCCCAGGGTAAAAGTTAGCAGCCTGCACACTTTTCCAAAATGGTATGTGTTGCACGTGACCTAAAAGCGCGAGGAGTTTTGGTAAATTGGGCAGGTTTCCACACGAACATCTGATCTGACAGTCCTCAAATCAGCACAGGTAAGAAGCAACCACACTGTAATGGAGACGTGGgcttttaatgaaattaaaacaaCTTAATTAGCAGGTATGGCGTAAGTGATGATTAAAATCAGTCAGTGTGGTTCTTTGACACTGTCTATCGTTTATCACGACCAGCATGTTGCTGACTCCAGGCTGCTTGTTTTGTCGTGATGTAGAGATGAGCCACATGAAGAAGAAGGGTCCCAGTGGTCTGATCACCGTGCACTCACCTTTTCCTGTCAGGCTGTTAAAATCAGAGGTAATAATAAATAAGAGAGCATCCTCATAAAAGTGGGAGTGTAGTAAAAAGAAAGCTCAAGAGTGGAATGTATATTACACTCAAAAAGGAGCCACACTGGGTGGCTCAATACCACCCCGCTTCCCATAATGTTAAATATACTGCTGTTAATTAAACTTTTAATTAAAGAGCATTAGCAGTGTAAGTGTTTTTGCTCGGCAGCACTGCAGTGGTGATTATGTTCTGTTTAAAATGTGGCTTTTGATGAGCACacttttttcttgttaacatgTACACTCTGTGCTGTTTGCActtcacagcagagagagaCTGTGACCTTTCACCAACTAATAATTTATCTCcagtctttcttcttcttctgtattTGTTCTCCTGCTCTCAGTATATGGTATGTGCACGCAGTGCTACGGAGGGCCTcaagtgccaaaatgaattaaataaataattacataaatatatataaatattaaattattaattacacctaattaattaattaaaataggAAATAATTAGTTAAATATATACATGACTTAAATGtcaattcatttaaaaaaaacatttaataaattagttatttcccattttaattaattacaaatttaattaatgtgtaattCATGTTTAATTAACCAAATCAGTTAATTCAAAGAtgatagtttttttctttttttctttttattatattaaaatatctctgggattaaatgtgtagttgaCGTTTCACTAGTTCGGCCCACTTAAGATTAAAGTGGCCTGTATGTGGCtcacaatgtaaaatgagtttgacatgcCTGGCTTTCCTAACTTTggctcttcttttttcttttgtgtatcATATCTGAACATACAATCTCAGAgtctatttttaaaatgaatgaagagGTTTCAGTTTACTGACAGATACGGCAGCCACTGTTACCCGCACTTAAACAAGGACTAAAGGAGGCGCGGTGCCGGATCAGGTTAAATGCAAAACAAAGAGTCTACCCTATCTACTGCAACAATAAAACCTAACAATGAGCACACATACCTGTGCACTCATGCCAAAACTCCTGTCATAAAATGACCAGAGTGTAAAAATGCATATATAACGTGTTACGTGTTAATGTAACTGCGAGAAGCTGCTCGTGTTTCCGTGTAGTGACGCGATCTGTCACAGCTGGGTGTGGTGGACTCTACCTTCATGTACACGGACATGATCTTCTCTCTATGTGAACTTTGGCTGGATTTCAATAGTTCGGTCTacacaggactctgcagtctgtAAACATATTCAAAGTACTGTATGCTGTGAAAACAAGAGATGTACATTACTGTGTAAAATTCTTGAGATACccctcttttttaaattatttgcttAGGAAATAGAAATCTTTGGATGATTGCTGCTTTATATTCTGTTCTTTGCCAAGATGATCCCACAATGCTTTAGTAATGTTGCAGTCTGAACTCTGGGCTTTTACTGCAttagcagtgtgtttgggatcattgtcatactgaaaaaaatgaagctgACACCAATCAGACGCATTCCAGATGGTATCAAATGGTGGATCAATATCTGGTGGTACTGTGTTTTATAAATTCATCGAATTTCACAAGATCTCCAACTGTAGAGACTCACTGTTGTAGCTTCCTGACCGCTTCTGTAAATACTGATGACAATTTTAACCAAAGTTCTCAAATttagattcatcactccatcggACTTGTTGCGACTGATTTTCAgaccagttcttgtgtaattaaGCATACCTCAGCTACCTTTCCAgcgagaccatttctgatgagtctTCAGTTAACAGTAGATTGGTCAACTGAAAGGCCAGATGTATCTCTCAGGTCTCGTCAGGTCtttgccttttcttttcctttgttgttttttttgtcctgtttcTTAAGAATGTGACTTTCAtgtacttttgtgtttttctaggactgccactttttcttttgtcttcccCTTGTCCACTATCCTCAAAAATTTTAAGGACCCACTGCGCACTATGCCGAGATGTCTTCACATAATAGCT
This genomic window contains:
- the gnpat2 gene encoding dihydroxyacetone phosphate acyltransferase; translation: MTSTYKDSGTASLNDDEEFTDILEERRRNTDLGYALRTFNPQPYKGAPSCSTSDLNKAVLESQYLRYIAKEIALETGSSVEKVRQEARGILEEMSHNLQLGFIRLMAYTFNKVFKRLFRSIYVNMEGLNMLQQAIQESPVILMPNHRSYVDFLIVSFVLFTYDIPIPVIAAGIPLASMKVVGEILRRSGAFFIRRAIGSDKLYWAVLSEYVRTIVRTGCAPLEFYVEGFRSRTLKSVVPKLGMMDMVLEPYFKGEVFDITLVPISISYDRVVEESLLALELLGVPKPKESTTGLFKASRVLQEDYGCMHVNFGRPLSVRQLCEGKINRSEYNLIPRDLPQRPSTEIQDCVNWLAHLIVRTQEEGALISPWSLMACLLLQAPITTLTEEGLQWHGLTEKTLWLRKLVLDFRGRLNWPAHTPDSDVMSSTVALHHSIVHHKAGRVYLVQDGNPASQDPLSPEEKVMRTAAAVLMLVSYRNQALHVFVRPGILATAIHITKSTQKDELFSFFCFLRDVFSSEFIFIPGRASQDFDEACSLLQKCGAVYISQQEVTVLETGLEVLSFLQKLLQPFLESYQLIFRYLCENGAHVFTEKQFLPAVRNLATKLILSGDLHTFEVLSSDTQKNVLSALRRLEAVTKLRASQQNEYKVNKAAVRRTGDILSGKFPPESLHAIPDARL
- the LOC100703324 gene encoding uncharacterized protein LOC100703324 isoform X1 is translated as MVCALGQVVVRVLLVAESSLCVLSIPAAQRAGNAVLELRLLFHALTKAACHLYLALLPLRRAATHFADSARYWVNHAQQGPSPPGYLHQSEPLARKGTLHFLEGMCVVCETVPNMMGAALSVGAAFCHVLQGGFYILAATLRTIQINLFSQMNGEKERWDKERLRAKEGEKKLNSKVLEYISVFCQDPVSALRIKVDVPPVYR
- the LOC100703324 gene encoding uncharacterized protein LOC100703324 isoform X2, whose amino-acid sequence is MDWWTSLAASIALLWIFCFIDGNAVLELRLLFHALTKAACHLYLALLPLRRAATHFADSARYWVNHAQQGPSPPGYLHQSEPLARKGTLHFLEGMCVVCETVPNMMGAALSVGAAFCHVLQGGFYILAATLRTIQINLFSQMNGEKERWDKERLRAKEGEKKLNSKVLEYISVFCQDPVSALRIKVDVPPVYR